Part of the Methanothermobacter sp. MT-2 genome is shown below.
CCAAGCGATTTCGCCCCACATACATGGACAATTAAGATAGGGCCAGTTAAAGGTTCTTTGGCGATATTTAACAAGGTGGCGTATATCGGATCCTTGGATGGGAAAATATATGCGATAAATCTTGAAGATGGTATGATACTCTGGGATTACAAAACTGGCGGCGACATAGTATCTTCACCCGCAATAAAAAACGGAACTTTATTTATAGGTTCAATGGATGGCTATCTTTACGCTATGGATACAAAGACTGGTGAATTGAAATGGAAGTTTAAAACAGGTAACTCCATAGAATCTTCACCTGCGGTTTCAAATGATACTGTTTATATAGGGTCAAATGATTGCCGTGTTTATGCCATAGACATAGAAACCGGTGGAAAAAAATGGGATTTATATCTAGGCGATTCAATAAAATCTTCACCGATACTTGTAAATGATACATTGTATGTTGCAGCGACAAATGGGAGATTATATGCAATCGGAACTGTGAACGGAACTGAAATATGGAATTACACTACAGGAGATGCGATATATTCAACGCCGGCTTTTTATAATGGTATGGTTTATGTTGCTTCAAATGATGGTAATCTTTATGCATTTAATGGTAGTGATGGGACCATGGAATGGAAATACAATCTCGGTAATAAAGTGTATTCATCCCCTACCATAGATGAAAAAGACAACAGTTTATTCATAGGATCAGATAACGGCAATTTCACTTGCCTTGATACTAGGGATGGGCAATTAAAATGGTCATATCAAACTGGAGGACCTATAAGATCCACACCAGCCCTTTTTGATAATTTTGTGGCCTTCGGATCAGATGATGGAACATTATATATTTTAAATAAATATAGCGGGAAAGAGGAGTGGAAATTTTCACCGGGCTACTATCTGTTTAATTCACCAATAAGATCTTCTCCCGTAGTCTATGGTAAAACAATATATTTCGCATCAGAAAACGGGTACTTGTATTCTGTGGATAGTGAAAAAAAGGAAGGTCCAACCCCAGTATTTGCATATTATATCCTGGGGATATCCATAATCTTAGTTGGAGTGATAATAGGCATTAGAATACTGAGAAGTAGATGATTTATAAAATCATCTAAAAGATAAACCTTGGTCGGGGTATCATGAAAAGAATTGAAATTGGGGTTTAGTAATCCCCCGACCGACCAAATTTAAAAACTGAAAAAATTTTTTATTTTCTTAATTGGATTTCAATTGCTGAAACATTTGTAGCTGTTCCTTCGTTACCAATGATCTCCTCTGTGGAAATATCAATGTTGGCAACATCGATGTCCGGTATGAAGCGATTTTTCACAATCTCGGCGACATCAACAGCCCGGCTTATAGCTCGCCCACGGGCTTTTAATATCACTTCATCAGCTCCGCCGTTCATTTGGGTTACAACGGCCAACACATAGTTCATTACAGGTTTGTTTCCAATGTATACAACATTCTCCTCTGACATCACTTAACCTCCAATAGAATGACTCATACACATTTCATTTTTTAATATTATATAAAGTTTATTGTAAGAAAACATTTCAATTAAAATATTGAAAGTCTACTTGTTTAAATCATCGAAAACCTGACTAGATAAATTAAGATGAAAGGATTGTATTTATTGTTACAGAATTTGGTAGTTTTCCGTTGGTGTTGTAGAAGTTTATTATTTTGGCGTAGGTGTAGATCAGGCTTGGATAGTTTATTTTTCCTATTGTTGTGGTGGCATAATTTGGCGATCTTCCATTGGTTTCCATGTATTTTTTGATGTTTTGTGCTACCTGTAGGTATGTTGTTTTTGTGAGTGTTCCGGTTGCTGTGATTGTCAGTGGATTAGTTGGTGGTTTGTAATTGTTTATGGTTACATTCATCTTCTTGTTATCGTTGAGGTTTATTACTGTGGTGGAGGCGGCATATAGGTAATCGTTTAATGTTACATTTTTATTGTTTACCGTGATTTGGGAGGGTATTTTGCCTGTTTTTACTGTCTGATCCACTATAGTCCCAGAAGTAGCGCATATTTCATTATATGTTAATTTTGATGAAATTGTGGCGATTTTGGTAAGTGTTACATTACCAAGAAGTTTTTTTGTAGGTATCTTAGGTAATGATGATGCGCTTATAAATTTTCCAAGGAATACAATATTATCAGGATTTCCTCTTTTTCTGCCTATGAGTCCTCCGCCATCAAATGTCGCATAAATTTTTACAGATGTTGAATTTTCTCCGACAATTGTGTCATATACAATTATGTTGCGTCTGTTTAATCCCCAGTAATCGTTTCCTGCAATATATACAGCTGCTGTTACTGGATCTGATCCCCATTTTGAATATAAACCTTCTCTGTAATAACTTGGACTATTAGGGACACATATATAGTCACCAGGATTTAAGTGGAATACATTCACCCTCGAAGAACCGCCATAATATATTGCAACACCCACATCTCCATTAGGGCTTCTGATAACAAAGTGACCTAATCCAATTTGTTTCAAAAGACTATAAACCCTGTTAATATCTGTATTGATAATTTTCCCCTTCATAACTATTTCGCCAGCTATTTTCTCAATAGCCTTATTGACAGAGGGTACATCAGGGCCCCCGGTTCCCATCATCCAGCCCCCATCCGATATTATTGTATGGAAAAAATAGCCATTATTTGTCTTGTACTCTTTGATGGTTTCGTGTCCATACCAATTTATTTTTTCGATGTATTGAGTGGCAGCATAGGTTGAGTCTCTTCTAAAGGCAAATATAGCGCTTGTATTATTCACATTTACGATTACAGAACAACATCCAGAATCAAT
Proteins encoded:
- a CDS encoding DNA/RNA-binding protein AlbA codes for the protein MSEENVVYIGNKPVMNYVLAVVTQMNGGADEVILKARGRAISRAVDVAEIVKNRFIPDIDVANIDISTEEIIGNEGTATNVSAIEIQLRK
- a CDS encoding pyrrolo-quinoline quinone gives rise to the protein MKRMIIGFIILSIILSPVSAVDWPMFHGGPEHTGFLEEPSDFAPHTWTIKIGPVKGSLAIFNKVAYIGSLDGKIYAINLEDGMILWDYKTGGDIVSSPAIKNGTLFIGSMDGYLYAMDTKTGELKWKFKTGNSIESSPAVSNDTVYIGSNDCRVYAIDIETGGKKWDLYLGDSIKSSPILVNDTLYVAATNGRLYAIGTVNGTEIWNYTTGDAIYSTPAFYNGMVYVASNDGNLYAFNGSDGTMEWKYNLGNKVYSSPTIDEKDNSLFIGSDNGNFTCLDTRDGQLKWSYQTGGPIRSTPALFDNFVAFGSDDGTLYILNKYSGKEEWKFSPGYYLFNSPIRSSPVVYGKTIYFASENGYLYSVDSEKKEGPTPVFAYYILGISIILVGVIIGIRILRSR